A window of Nicotiana sylvestris chromosome 8, ASM39365v2, whole genome shotgun sequence genomic DNA:
ACAGGTTCAAGATAGGTATTAGGAGTAGGAACATGTGGAGATAATTGTGGTTGAGTAGTTTGATCAGTTAGCCTCTTTCTTCTGGAATAAACCTGCAATGGTGGATTACTTTCTTGAATTCCTTTATTTATATCAAGATTAGAAGACTCAATAGATTCATTAGGATTTAGAGACTCAGATGAGTTAAGAGATGGTGACTCAGGCAAGGACATAGATAAGGATTTGTCATGGCTAGGAATAGACAAATCAAGTAGTGATAAGTCTAGAGATCCTTTTTCATCCAATGACTCCCCCTAAATGTaagaatttttaaaaaatgactCACTTTCATCAAATGTGACATCAGCTGAAACAAAAAACTTCTTGGTTGATGGTTGGTAACACTTATATCCTTTTTGAGTAGGAGAATATCCAATGAAAACACACTTAAGAGCACGTGGATCTAATTTGCCTCTATTCTGAGAATGAATGTGAACATAGGCAATactcccaaagattctaggaatCAATTTACTGGAATTTTTGAAATTCGGGAAGAAACTCCTAAGAGTATCAAGTGGGCTCTTAAAATTCAGAATTCTTGATGGTATTCTGTTACTAAGATATGCAACAGTTAGGACAGCTTCCCCCCAATACTGATTTGGAACCTTTTTGTGAAACAATAGTGATCTAGTAATGTCAAGTAACAAACCGTTTCTTCTCTCCGCTATctcattttgttgaggagtattGACACATGAAGATTCGTGAATAATTCCCTCATTTTTGAAGAAAACAGAGAGGTTTTGATTGAAGTAGTCCTTGGCATTATTAGAATGGAATCTTTTAATTGTCACTTCAAATTGGGTTTTAACTAGATTAACAAAGGTAGGAAGAACGTGGCTGACATCTGATTTTTGCTTTAACAAATAGATCCATGTTACTCTTGTACAATCATCAATGAATGACACAAATCATCTAGCACCGGAAATATTAGGAATGGAAGAGGGTCCCCATACATCACTATGAATAAGAGAAAATGGAGTCTTGACATCTTTTGTTGCTTATTGGAAAGGAAACACGTTTATGTTTTGCGATTTCACAATCTTCACAATGAAAAGACTCAACGACCAAATTTTTGAATAACGATGGAAACATTAGCTTGATTACATAAAAGGAAGGATGACCTAAGCGACGATGATAGAGCCAAACTCTCTCTTTATTGGACATAACAAATTCAGACAAGAATgaactagataaggaattctTAATTGTATCTCCACCATTGTGAAAATCCAGAAAATAAAGACCACCTTTCTCACTAGCACGCCCAATCATCTCCTTcgtgtcctgtttctgaaatgcACAATATGAAGAGAAAAAGGTTACTTTGCATTTGGAATCTTTGGTGACTTTGTGGACAGAAATGAGATTTGCAAGTAACTTTGGGACATAAAGAACATTCTTAAGTATCAAAGACTTTCCCAGTTGTATGTCTCCTTGGTCAGCTACAGTAATAACTGAACCATCGGctatagttatttttttatagcTAGGGCAAGGTGAATATGATATAAAGAGATGGGAGGAACAAGTCATATGATCAGTTGCCCCGGAATCAACCACCCACATTGGAGAAAATTTGTCTCTAACATTAGCAACAAAAGTGGAAGAAATACCTGCAAAGGCCATTGAACAACTACCTGCCGAAGATGATATCTCCAGAGATTCCAGCAAAGTCTTCAATTTCTCAATATCTTCTTTGTTGAATTCTGGGACTAATGTACTTTTTTTATCAACCTGAGGGCTGCTAGCAATGTGTGTCTGCGTTCcatcaaaagtatttttggttGGAGGTTTACCATTGAGTTTCCAACATCTCTCTTTCGTGTGCCGGTACTTTTTGCAGTAAGTGCAGTAAAGATTGTCCCTGTTGACAATCGGTTTGAATGAACTTGCGGGCTTGATGGTGCTCTCCAATTGTGAAACtccagattcctttttatttgtcCCTTTTGTCATAAGAGCTGATCCTTCATTTATTTGAGTTTCAAGCATAACACTCCTCCGTCCTTCCTCTGGCCGTATAATGGCCATTGTCTCATTCAATGATGACAGATCTTCTTTCCCTAAAATTTGCACTCGTACAACATCAAACTCTGTATTTAGCCCTGCAAGAAAATCATAAATCCTTTCTTTTTCAATAAATCTTTTCAGAATTGCAGCATCGTCTGTGCAACGCATTAGAATGCATTGATAGTGATCCATCTCTTGCCATAACCCCTGTAAAAGGTTAGAATATTCAGTGACAGATCGAGCTCCCTGTTTTGTTGCAGATAACTTTGTTTTTATTTCATAGATCCTGGCAGCATCATGAACTTTAGAGTATGTCTCCTTCACTGCATCCCAAATTTCCTTAGCAGTATTCAGAAACATAACAGTATCACTAATTTCTGGAAGCATGGAGTTCCATAACCATGACATCACCATTGAATCATGTTCATCCCATGCATCAAACTTGGGGTCTTCTTTGGATGGTCTTGTATCGAGGAGATGTCCTAATTTCCCTTTACCTTTTAGAAAGGTACGAACAAGCTGAAACCATTTTAGATAATTTTTCCCATTCAACCGATAAGAGGCTTGAATATTTTGTAAATCTCCAAGGTAGAAACATTTTCAGAGACTGGAGTATTCGCAATAGTACTCTCTTCGGACATGGTTTTCAAATGGTTTCAACCCTTGGGCGGAATAAAGAGGACAAATGTGATGAAAAGATGGATGAATGAAAAAAAATCTGTCAGTAATAAGCctaaggctctgataccatgtggaAAGAGTAAGAAACTTGAATAATTTCATTCATATTTTTGAATGTCATATACATGGCGTTATATACAAGAAGAGGTTAGAAACAAAATCTCATAAAATCTGGgattatacaaaataaaataaaacaaagaatcaAAATTTGATATGGGAAGATCTTAGAGAATCAAAACTTGATATGGACAAATCTTAGAGGATCAAATCTTGATATGGAGAATATCTTCTTAGAAATCCTCTATCATTCAACATAGATAATGATTCTTCTAATTTGCTAGCTTCTTTTCACACTTCTCCAACACTCCATTCCAAATTCCTTTTGACTTACTTTTGGCTCCCAATGGCATCCCCAGATATACAGTAGGCATTTCACCTACATTCCCACCTAGAATATCAGCAAGACTTTGTAATTCCATTACCTCATTTACTGGATAAATGAAGCTTTTGTACCAATTTATGCGTAGTCCAGAAGTGGCTTCAAAAAGAATGAATATCACCCTTAGTATTTTCAGTTGTTCTCTATCAGCTTCACAGAACACCAAAGTATCATCAGCATACTGCAAATGTGAAATCCTCATGTTGCTATCAACCCTGCAATTCACCTTAAAGCCTCTGATCCAATTGTTTGTCTGTGCTCTTTTTAGCATATCGTTCAAACCTTCCATAGCAATAATGAATAAGAAAGGGGAAAGGGGATCCCCTTGTCTCAGACCCCTCTGGGAAGGGAAGAAACCAGCTGGGGCTCCATTGATGAGTACAGAGAAGCTTACAGTTGAGATGCAGTATTTTATCCAGTTAATCCATTTTCCACCAAAGCCCATTTTCCTTAGTGTTTCAAGCAGAAACTTCCAATTCAAATGATCATATGCTTTCTCTATATCCAGCTTGCATAGTATCCCCGGTTCCCTGCTTGTTTTCCTTGTGTCAATGCATTCATTAGCTATAAGGACAACGTCCATGATCTGTCTTCCTCTTATGAAAGTCATTTGTTGAGAATCCACCAGTTTACTGACCATCCTTTTTTAGCCTCTCAGTCAGTAACTTGGAGATAATTTTGTATATACTACCTATCAGACTGATAGGCCTGAAATCTCTTAGTTCTTGGCCCCCAGCTTCTTAGGAATCAGAGCGACAAAAGTGGCATTAAGGCTCTTTTCAAAGATTCCTTGTTCATAAAAATTTTGAACAGCAGCTACCACATCCTTTTTAACCACTTCCCAGCAGGTAGTGAAAAAGGCCATTGTGAAACCATCTGGACCTGGTACTTTGTCACCTGCACATGCCTTAACACTGTCCCATATTTCCTGCTCTCCAAATGGACTCTCCAGCATTGAGTTATCCTCTGTTGTGATCATCTGGTTGTTTCTGATGGAACCTATTGGTCTCCACTCCTCTTCTTCTGTGTATAGGTTTTGACAGAATCTAATCACCTCCCTCTTGATGTCTTCCGGGTTTTGCAGAGATTCCCCTTCTACTATCAACTAAGCTATATTATTAAATCTCCTGTGAGCATTGGCTGTTCTGTGGAAGAACTTGGTGTTTCTGTCTCCCTCTTTTAACCAAAGGGCCCTGGATCTCTATCTCCATGCTGCTTCTTCATAATTTGCAATCTCCTCAAACTCCATGGTCAATGTGGTTTTTGTGAATATTTCCTCCTCTGTCAAGCTTCTCCGGTCATGTAACTCCTCCAGCACTGCAAGTTGGTTGAGGATACTTGCTTTCCGTAATGCTAAGTTGCCTTGTAGAGTTTTGCTCCATTCTTTTAACTTTGTCTTCAAGTATTTAAGCTTCTAAGTTAGAATGAAATCTGGCCTTCCTTCACAGGTTAAAGAATTCCACCATTCTTCTATTCTGTCTTTGAATCCTTCAGTGTGCAACCACCAGTTCTCAAATTTAAAGTATGATTTAACTGGATCCCAACTACCACATTGTAGCATCAATGGGAAATGATCTGAGGTAACTCTCTGAAGCAGTGATTGCTTTATGTTTCTAAAATCTTCATTCCAGTCAGCAGAAATCAAGAATCTATCCAATCTGGCTACTATTATATGTCTGTCCCCTTTTCTCCATATGTACTCTCCTCCTGATAATTGGATGTCTACCAGTTCCATGTCTTCAATGAAGTTTGAAAAGTCAGTCATAGCTCTTGTGAATCTGGAACAATTTTTCTTCTCTGATGGGTACCTTACAGTATTGAAGTCCCCACATGCCACCCAAGGTCCATTAAAGAAACCTCTTGCACTTGCTAGCTCCCACCATACTTTCTCCCTAATATCCCTTTCTATTTTAGATTCTTGGAAGCAAAAGATTTCTGCCTTCCAGCTGAGTATCAaacttttaatcaatctccttttccTAACTCTATTAAATCCCCTAacattccatgatatgatattcACTGACATTGGCTATGGCTGATGATGCTTCCCCCCCCTGCTTCTAGTTCCATTGCTCTTGAAATTATTTCCAATATCCAGACCTTTCAGCTCTTTGTATCCCTTCTTCTTTGTAGTCTGGACAACCTAAGtaacttctttccctttgttcGCTTGCCTTCTGTTGTCAATTTTCATGTAAAGTTCCAATGCTTCTCTCACATCCACTAAAATCCACCCCAAATTCTTTGCTCAATCTGATGATATTCTGATGCACCCAAATTGATGCTTCAAATTCCAGGTCTTCTTCTGCCTTTAAGTTTTGATGGTTTAGAGGCACAACTTCTTCAATTGCCCAGTCCACAAACATATTAGATTCTTTTGACTGCATGTGCATGTTGTTGTATTCCTCTGAATTTTGTCCCTTCCCTTCGTGCTCAGCAAGAATCAACATTGCATTATCTTCAGGAATAGCTTCTTGTTGATTTTCTTTATCTCCATCATCCTCCctctctttttcctcttcttctgagcTGACGATGTTGTTGCTTTCCTTTGGTTCCTCCAAAACAATGGTTATTTGATTTACCACAGAAGGTTCAAACTGAATAGTTGTTATCTCTTCATTAAAGGGATCTGGCATGTGTTTTGTGAATGGTGTTTTAAAAGCCTTCTCTTCAGATATAATTTGAGTCAATGAATCTGGGCCCAAATCTTTTTTGTTGTAGTGTTGCGAAGCCCTATTAGTATTCATTAAAGAGTTACATGACTGGTCAGTTGCTCTTTTAGGGATAGGGTGAACCTGCTTTGAGCTGCCCACATGTCCCATCAAAACATATGTAGCTAGTCCCCCTGTTGGCTGCTTGACTGCAGCACCGCCGTACGTACTCACCGAAGCTTCACACCAGATCTGAATCTCAAAGACTACCCCTTCACATTCTATTTTCACTGTTTTTGGTACTGCAGATCCATCTCCTTTCACCTTTATTCTTGCCCATTTCAAATGATTTTTTAGTTCTGTTTCCTCCTCAGTTTCAATCCAGCCACCACAAAATTCCCCAACTTCTTTGAAAACTTTTTGAGACCATAGATGCAGTGGAAGTCCTACTAGTCTAATCCATACATGATTCATCATTTTATTTCTTGGAACAGACCCCACCATCGGATTCCACCATTGGAGCTTGACTTTGTATTTCTTCCAATACCATTCACTTCTCAGTACATGGTCAGCGATTAGCTTCGAAGGGAATTCGAAGAGAAACCTATTTTGGTGCATCTCGTAAATGTTGATACCATGTGCTTGCTTCCAAGAATTTGCTGCCCATTTACGAACTTCCGATAAGGTTGCAATTTCTGAGCTTTCTTCTGTAATGAATCCCACCAGGCACCTACCTAGCAGATCGTTGTGTGTTAAATCTCCAGAAATGTGTATAATGTCTCCTTCTTGTTGGACTTCCGCTTCCTTCATTTCTCTGCTTGCCCACTTATGATTTCTAATTGTGTTTGAATAGAGAAGTCCTTTTTCAATGACTTTTGGAGCGATAATTGTATTCCTCCGTACCTCTGCGTTCATGAACCTTTCTATTTTTGCTGCAACATATGACCAACCTAAATTGAATGCTGCCTCCGGAACAATAATAATTAACCTTCCCCTGCCTTGGACTTTAATGATGGTCATATAACGACCATGTTTGTTGTAGTTCTTCGCACAGAATATTTCTGAGAAATAATCCTTGATTTtccatcttttcacatgatttcctttcACCTTCGAGCTTCCTTCAGATTTTCACACAACCATACCATCGTCTTCCTGCTGAACATCGATCTTCTGATTAGGCTTCTCCCTCTCTCTGTCCATTcaaaccattcttcagcatttgttGAGCATCTCCCTATTTCATATGACTTGAAGCCCATTGCAAAATAGATGATGTTGTTCTCCCTCATTGTAGGATTTTCCCGCTGGATAGGATGAGCAATTGATTTGTCAGCAATAAATGTTGTTAGAAAGTCCCCGGAATCTTGTGTTCTATATCCGGAAAATCGAAAAGTGTTCAGAATTTGGTGAAACTGGAATGGGTCTGGTCGGACACGCCTAGTGATTAGGCTGAGTGGAgaaatttttttgaaaagaggCCCGGAATCTGGTATTTTGTCGCCGGAAAATAGAAAAGTATTCAGATTTTGATGAAAAGGGGATCGGTTGGGTCGGAAAAGGCTGTTGAGCAGGCTGGTTGaagaaaaaaatttgaaaagTGGTCGGGATTAGCCACACGTGCCGGCGTGTGGCTTAGATCTCGCCGGAAAAAGGCTGGACTGTTTCGCGCGTGACGGCGCATGGAGATCTGGTTGCCGGAAATAAGTGCTGGGGTTTGGTCGGTTTGGGGTTGGTTCTCGCTGAGAGAGATGAGGTGGTCGGAAAAAGTATGTAGCAAAGCATCTCCGATCCAGCACAACCTTTGTGCTGGGCTTTCTAATTTTAACTGTTTATCTTAATTTGATCCAGTGTAATTACTGGAGATCTCATTTTGGTAGTTTGCCCTCCCATTTTACTTAAGTAACTAGTAACTAATAGTGCTTGTCAGTTTGGACTACTCTTACGTGAAAACAAGTTTGTTCTGTTATCAGGTCATCGACAAGTCATTTGGCTTTGATACTGCCGTAGAGGAGGCTCAACGTGCCATCAATGCAGCGCATGTTGAAGCTCAAAGTGCTGAGAACGGTATCGGTGTGGTGAAGCTAATGGGCCGCTATAGTGGTAACATGCTTTTACAAAGTCTTGAAAAACTTTCAATGCATAGAAAATTGCCCAGTATAGAATTTCTTTTACCAAGTTCACATAAAGACTGTTTTATGCCCATCTCCACTACAAATCTTATCGGGCACTTCATTGTTGGTTCATTTTGCTGTTAAATAATAAGCTCTTCTCTGCATAGTTAGCTGCAAAACTCATCATTAGATAGGCTATAGCTGTTATcgataaaaaaataactaaagtGAGCTTCTATATGCTCACCATTTTCTTGGAAAGCATAAATAAAGGTATACACATCTTTGAGACAACAAATTTGCTTCTTTCTTTTCAAGTCATATTCTCAATGCTTAACTGCCCAAACCTCTCCATGCTTGCATAGTCTATATATTATTGTACTTTTCAACAAACAACAAAAGTCTTGATTTTAGTTCAATTTGCTGGAATATTGGTGTAGGATTCATTGCAATGTATGCCACTTTGGCGAGCAGAGATGTTGACTGCTGTTTGATTCCAGAGTCACCCTTCTATCTTGAAGGAAGTGGTGGTCTCTTCGAATTCGTTAAGAAAAGGCTCAGAGAAGATGGGCACATGGTTATTGTGATAGCTGAAGGAGCTGGACAGGAACTTCTTGCAGAAGAAAATTCCCATGCTAGAAGCGAACAAGATGCTTCAGGAAACAAGCTTCTCCAAGATGTTGGTTTGTGGGTATCCCAGAAAATCAGGGTAATGGTTGTTATAGACAGAGTTGTCCCTAATCTTATAGTTATACATAATGCAGAACTGAAAGATCTTGCTTTCTCTTCCTCTCTGTAAGCGATTAAGTGTGCTCGTCTCTACTTGAGTATGCGCATTTTTGGGTTTGTGAGAGAGCTAACATCATCTGTGTTAGCAAATTACATCTGTTCCAGTCGACAAAGCTTTCCTAAAGTTCATACTATACATGGTTTCCAGAAAATAAGGTGCATATCTTCCTAAAAAGGATAAGGAAACGAGGAAGAATTTGTTTGACAGAATTATTCACTGAATGATTACCAGATATTCTCAAATGCTCATGTGCCTCTAATAAGAACTTGTACTTTTAACTACTCTCACAAAATAAATTCATGTAACCACCAAGTAGTGGTTTGCATCTTATAAAGCAAACACCATATAGAACAACATAAGAAATAATAGGTGAGGCATTATAATTCTATATTATACATttcgttatttttatttttgactgCATTGTTGTCTATCTATCGCTTTTGAGGAATGgtatgttgttatgtattttgtACAGAGGCTGGTCTCCTATATCTGCCTTTAAACACTGACTATCTAACAGTCATGAAATTTGTTGAACTTCTTGCTGAAAGAACCCTGCAGCAATGCGCATGAGTTTTATATTGCCACTTATCCTTTGTTAAGATTCCTATGATCCAACATGGAAAATGGTTCTTGGTCCTacttttctttttgtgttttctCGCAGTCCATGTGGAAATCGTGACTGAGATTATTCATATTAGGAAGTATTATGTATTAGCATTCTACTCACCATTTTTTTACTTCTTGCAGGATCATTTTGAAAAAAAGCTTAAAATGCCCATTACTCTTAAATATATAGGTGGGAAAATTTCAACCATCTGAATAGCTGATTTAGTTTGAAAAACTTATGATGCTAACCAGCAATTCACATTGTTATGCAGACCCAACTTACATGATTCGTGCTGTTCCGAGTAATGCATCTGACAATGTATATTGCACGATTCTTGCTCAAAGTTGTGTTCATGGAGCTATGGCAGGGTATACAGGCTTTACCTCGGGGGTTGTGAATGGTCGTCAAACATATATTCCATTCAATGTAAGTATCTACATTTGGCTGTTGATCTTTCTAGTTTTATCTCCGGCTTCCTGATTAACCCCAAGGTATCGACAATGTCCGTCCCTGTGGAAATTGGAATCTGATTGGGACTTGGCTGTGATTTATCATACACTAGGCAAAAATCTTTAGTTCCTAGCTGCTTTAAGTTGAACAGCTTCCGGTTCACTAACTGCTTTTAGCGTTTAGGTTTAGCTTGAGGATGCAACTCATGTTCTTAAAAGTTCGATTTCCTTCCTATAATCACTTTTCCAACGCCGGTGTCGTCCATTTGGAGTCTAAAATCCAGTTTAGTTTTTCTTAAATTTTCTTAACGTCAGGGTAGATTATTTGTTGCCTTTCAATGAGTATGTTAAATAAACAGTCTCCGGAAAGTACGCTCTACTGTTTAGTAAGATGCACTTGCACCTTGGGAAAAAACATGGTGTTCGTTTTCTCTAAGATTGTTATCAGCAACCTATTGTTCTGTATTCATGGTTCTGGTGCACTGACCTCTCCCATATGACATAAAGCATGTCGAATCTAATTTCATGGCATAGTTGATATCAGCAGCAGCTGTGTGCATGTTATGTAAAAGCTGGTTTTGTCACTGTCATCTTCCATGACAGAGCTGTTTTAGCAATATTATGCTCTATTCGGATCATTTTCACCTGTGTGACTTGGTGGCAGAAAGGGGAACCAAAAGCCATTCAATCAATTATGTTGTACCTTACCTTATCAAAAGATTATGTCCTGGGCACTAGTTTTATTTTGTGATTCGACTTTCAAAGCTATTACTATGGACACGCCATTTTCACAAGTTTAACCAGCATCTTCATTCTTTGCTGTGCAGCGCATTACTGAGAAGCAAAATAAGGTGGTCATAACTGACAGGATGTGGGCACGGCTTCTTTCGTCGACCAATCAGCCAAGCTTCTTGAGCACAAAAGACATTGTTGAAGTGCAAAAGGGGCAGCACCCACCAACTCAGTTATTAGATGGGGATAACAATGACAGTGAGACTTCAGGTAAACAAAACACTAGCATGGCATGAAATAAAAGCACCCTATAACACTAGAGCAGTAACTTTTCTCACCAGTAGTCACTCAAGTTGCTATTTCTACTACCTTTGAATCTGCAAATGCCTACCATAATGTCAGATTAATCGGGTCGTTGTAGGAACTTATTTGAAGGTTTTGGATCTGTTACCGTGCCTCAGCTGTGGGCAGTAACAGATATGTATATTGAAGGTTTTGTTGTATCTAGTGAAGTTGCCGCCAAAGCTTCGTTGTATTCATGATTATGAACCATATTTATTTGTATGTTGTGGAGGTGTTGCTTCCCAATTTTTTGGTTATCTCCTCTCTGTATTTTACATCTGGAAAATGCTGCTGTTCTCAAAGTTTCTGTACACAAATATCAACTACTATTTCAAGAATTTCAAAGTAGCAGTTAGCCAGGATATTACTACTATGCTCCATTGGTCTTGAGTTGACCTAAAGTTTATGCACTTCTTGAAACGGTACTGGATGGGGACCCTTCCAATGTTTGAATGTTTAAATGATCCGGCAGGGAAAGTTCTAAAACCACATGACAAACTAAATTGTTTCAACGTATCTAAACTTCTCCCCATTTGCTGTGCTCGTAATCTGTCCCATATATTTTACACTTCTGGA
This region includes:
- the LOC104235867 gene encoding ATP-dependent 6-phosphofructokinase 6 produces the protein MGIESKYQMKVVEGDNGYVLEDVPHLTDYIPHLPTYDNPLQSNPAYSVVKQYFVDPDDTVPQKIVVHKDSPRGLHFRRAGPRQKVYFSSDDVRACIVTCGGLCPGLNTVIREIVHSLDYMYGVDKVLGIEGGYRGFYAKNTINLTPKLVDDIHKRGGTILGTSRGGHDTTKIVDSIQDHGINQVYIIGGDGTQKGAAVIYEEIRRRGLKVVVAGIPKTIDNDIPVIDKSFGFDTAVEEAQRAINAAHVEAQSAENGIGVVKLMGRYSGFIAMYATLASRDVDCCLIPESPFYLEGSGGLFEFVKKRLREDGHMVIVIAEGAGQELLAEENSHARSEQDASGNKLLQDVGLWVSQKIRDHFEKKLKMPITLKYIDPTYMIRAVPSNASDNVYCTILAQSCVHGAMAGYTGFTSGVVNGRQTYIPFNRITEKQNKVVITDRMWARLLSSTNQPSFLSTKDIVEVQKGQHPPTQLLDGDNNDSETSGTYLKVLDLLPCLSCGQ